The following are encoded in a window of Thermoanaerobacter ethanolicus JW 200 genomic DNA:
- a CDS encoding metal ABC transporter substrate-binding protein, translating into MKKTLIAILLIMALILGITSCGTKTVESSKPVVYASFYPIYDLASKIGGDKITVRTIIPPGVEPHDWEPTTKDVAEMTKAKTILYLGLGMDSWIDKIKTNAPNVTFYEVSKGITPIVEGNRTNPHIWLSPKEALTMAKNINEALQKSFPNDKDYFEKNYQNLKTTLETLDKEYTETLSQTKHKTFIVYHRAFDYLARDYGLKQEALVGSDEEAEVSPARMTEIINLIKSKNIKYIFTEPLTSPKPIQTIAKETGVQVLPLSTIEGLTKEDIKKKGDYISLMKQNLENLKKGLE; encoded by the coding sequence ATGAAAAAAACTTTAATCGCTATACTGCTTATCATGGCTTTAATTTTAGGTATAACCTCTTGTGGCACAAAAACAGTAGAATCTTCAAAACCTGTAGTATATGCATCTTTTTACCCAATTTATGACCTTGCATCAAAAATTGGTGGTGACAAAATAACAGTAAGAACTATAATACCGCCAGGAGTCGAACCCCACGATTGGGAACCTACCACAAAAGACGTGGCTGAAATGACAAAGGCAAAAACTATCCTTTACTTAGGTTTGGGAATGGACTCTTGGATTGACAAAATAAAAACCAATGCTCCAAATGTAACATTTTATGAAGTATCAAAAGGCATAACTCCAATTGTTGAAGGCAATCGAACAAATCCTCATATATGGCTTTCACCAAAAGAAGCCTTGACAATGGCTAAAAACATAAATGAAGCTTTGCAAAAAAGTTTCCCTAATGATAAAGATTATTTTGAAAAAAATTATCAAAATTTAAAAACTACATTAGAAACTCTTGATAAAGAGTACACTGAGACTCTTTCACAAACAAAGCACAAAACCTTTATTGTATACCACCGCGCTTTTGATTATTTAGCAAGAGACTATGGCTTAAAGCAAGAAGCATTAGTAGGTTCAGATGAAGAAGCAGAGGTAAGCCCTGCTAGAATGACAGAAATTATAAATCTTATAAAAAGTAAAAATATAAAATACATTTTCACAGAGCCCTTGACCTCTCCAAAGCCTATACAGACTATAGCAAAAGAGACAGGAGTACAAGTTTTGCCTCTTAGCACAATCGAAGGGCTTACTAAAGAAGATATAAAGAAAAAAGGAGATTACATCTCTTTAATGAAACAAAACCTTGAAAACTTAAAAAAAGGATTGGAGTAG
- a CDS encoding metal ABC transporter ATP-binding protein has translation MNLVELKNVSFAYDTKKILNNISLKINKGEFVAIIGPNGSGKSTLVNIMVGNLIPTSGEVLYDGVKLQNIKNRSFISYVPQKSYSFNASFPASVEEVVSMGLYAKKGIFKRLSKKDWEEVYEALRIVDMLDYKHSLIGRLSGGQLQRVFIARSLVVKPEILFLDEPTTGIDAKSEKALYTILEKLNKEKGITIVMVTHDVWAITDKVSRIICMSEGKINEKCEAVDLTAGELAEVYGYPVKIAKHHHNGSVNND, from the coding sequence ATGAACTTGGTTGAACTTAAGAATGTCAGCTTTGCTTATGACACTAAAAAAATATTAAATAATATCTCTTTAAAAATAAATAAAGGAGAATTTGTTGCAATCATCGGACCTAATGGGTCCGGAAAAAGCACTTTAGTCAACATTATGGTAGGAAATCTCATTCCCACTTCTGGTGAAGTTTTGTACGATGGAGTAAAGCTGCAAAATATAAAAAATAGGTCTTTTATAAGTTATGTACCCCAAAAGTCTTATTCCTTTAATGCCTCTTTTCCTGCCAGTGTAGAAGAAGTAGTATCAATGGGATTATACGCAAAGAAAGGAATATTTAAAAGACTTTCTAAAAAAGATTGGGAAGAAGTATATGAAGCTTTAAGAATTGTAGACATGCTCGATTATAAGCACAGTTTAATAGGAAGACTATCGGGGGGACAACTACAAAGGGTTTTCATAGCTCGCTCTTTAGTTGTAAAACCAGAAATACTTTTTTTGGATGAGCCTACAACGGGAATTGATGCAAAGTCTGAAAAGGCTTTATACACTATCCTTGAAAAATTAAATAAAGAAAAAGGTATAACTATAGTAATGGTAACCCATGACGTTTGGGCAATTACTGATAAAGTATCAAGGATAATATGCATGAGTGAAGGTAAAATAAATGAAAAATGTGAAGCCGTCGACCTTACAGCAGGAGAATTAGCTGAAGTATATGGATATCCAGTAAAAATAGCAAAACATCATCACAATGGGAGTGTTAACAATGATTGA